In the Tetrapisispora phaffii CBS 4417 chromosome 7, complete genome genome, one interval contains:
- the ORC4 gene encoding origin recognition complex subunit 4 (similar to Saccharomyces cerevisiae ORC4 (YPR162C) and RIF2 (YLR453C); ancestral locus Anc_7.516), producing the protein MDNIDLEFGPLRKSTQKIDSDKILQNLTNDPAQNNILKSIPLIPIRRNSQSNQDEEIVKPLMKNTSDKRKGIEDLDTHETLKKIKLFNTKQNTHETIDEDIQFNDFKKLLLSKLNHKKLSENEPFKEPFKFLKNIRLELDRILKQAIIQKESHSCIMIGQRNSYKSFLLNGEINELYKNYKDQFITIRLNGFIHTEKDAIKSLAIQLEKQLATIHNTYRDDLSTDSISDGSLTEVFEKILRILDTSTNMNDNASMNKSKITVLFIFDEIDTFAGPVRQTLLYNLFDMVEHSRIPVCIIGTTTKLNVIETLEKRVKSRFSQRLIYMPQIENANEFSDISKELLEIKFKDSDTRDGIFVQNWNKFINEQLSSFDSPLSKYVKENYETFNSIVYFKTSLIPLVQSAKSYDELQNSFTVFEKLKSYSKNQLADSYPAKVKSLSDLELAILLASTRVSEKSRDSFSNFNLTYAEFTEMIKGLNAKIPTLAPESPVKATNDKSKPQKVINFDNTIKIWSKKDVKNVWESLITLDLLTEKGDIGMRETAMAAFYASNYQFHGTKITFDLRQYQPQITLQELRSIVPKSSMYYSWTAL; encoded by the coding sequence ATGGATAATATAGATTTGGAATTCGGCCCACTTAGAAAGTCGACTCAAAAGATAGATTCTGACAAgatattacaaaatttaacaaatgaTCCTGCTCAGAATAATATTCTAAAGAGCATACCGCTCATACCAATTAGAAGAAACTCACAGAGCAATcaagatgaagaaatagTTAAGCCGTTGATGAAAAATACATCAGATAAGAGAAAGGGAATCGAAGATCTAGATACACATGAAACGttaaagaagataaaattatttaatacaaaacaaaatacTCATGAAACTATCGATGaagatattcaatttaacgattttaaaaagttattattaagtAAATTAAACCATAAAAAGTTGTCGGAAAATGAACCTTTCAAAGAACCTTTCAAGtttctgaaaaatattaggTTGGAACTTGATAGAATTCTTAAACAGGCAATTATACAGAAGGAATCGCACTCTTGTATCATGATAGGACAAAGAAACAGTTACAAATCTTTTTTGCTTAATGGagaaataaatgaattatataaaaattataaagatCAGTTTATAACAATTCGTTTAAATGGGTTTATTCATACAGAAAAGGATGCGATCAAGAGTTTAGCAATCCAACTGGAAAAACAATTAGCAACTATTCATAATACATACCGTGATGACTTAAGCACAGATTCGATTAGTGATGGTTCATTAACGGAAGTTTTTGAGAAAATTCTGAGAATTCTAGATACTTCTACCAATATGAATGACAACGCAAGTATGAATAAATCAAAGATTACTGTCTTATTTATCtttgatgaaattgataCATTCGCTGGCCCAGTTAGACAAACTTTACTTTATAACTTATTTGATATGGTAGAACACTCAAGAATCCCTGTTTGCATAATAGGCACAACTACTAAACTAAATGTAATAGAAACACTTGAGAAAAGAGTTAAATCGAGATTTTCTCAAagattaatatatatgccACAGATAGAAAATGCTAATGAATTCAGTGACATTTCAAAGGAACTTCTGGAAATTAAGTTCAAAGATAGTGATACTAGAGATGGAATTTTTGTCCAAAATTGgaataaattcattaatgaGCAACTGTCATCTTTTGATTCTCCCTTATCTAAGTATGTAAAAGAGAATTACGAAActttcaattcaattgtttaCTTTAAAACATCACTAATTCCATTAGTGCAATCTGCTAAGTCATATGATGAGTTACAAAATTCATTCACGGTATTCGAAAAGTTAAAAAGCTATTCAAAAAACCAATTAGCAGATTCATATCCCGCTAAAGTTAAATCATTATCGGACTTAGAGTTGGCAATTCTTCTTGCATCAACAAGAGTCAGCGAAAAGTCTAGAGATTcgttttcaaattttaatctTACATATGCTGAGTTCACAGAAATGATTAAAGGGTTGAATGCTAAAATACCCACATTGGCTCCAGAATCACCTGTAAAAGCAACCAATGACAAAAGTAAACCACAAaaagtaataaattttgataatactATCAAGATTTGGAGTAAGAAAGATGTTAAAAATGTATGGGAATCTTTGATTACATTGGATCTTTTGACAGAAAAAGGTGACATTGGAATGCGAGAAACAGCAATGGCTGCTTTTTATGCCAgtaattatcaatttcatgGTACAAAGATCACTTTTGATTTGAGACAATACCAACCTCAGATTACTTTACAAGAACTAAGATCAATTGTGCCTAAATCCTCCATGTATTATTCCTGGACAGCGCTATAA
- the LEU3 gene encoding leucine-responsive transcriptional regulator LEU3 (similar to Saccharomyces cerevisiae LEU3 (YLR451W); ancestral locus Anc_7.512) has product MDSNSRIGNGAMIAGHEARRSSAIDKRKKFACVECRQQKSKCDALEKAPEPCTKCSKKGVSCVLQKDYRRTYKRARHQFIEQRFKELTESLSALSANELISKIKEEHVEILDNKNFTKDKMELLKQTESDRKITENMLGHLQRFTDLGGFNESSDVNLKGSAGNPSAFTGMAKDQLQSPPRSLNEIYMNSEDIAELFQEYATKYHPFLPIVDLSMGAERIYKLSPCLFWVIMLIGLRRRVNSTDLMARLSISVKAILAEITISPIIKYSPAEEDEPILNEASVYSVQAFLIYSFWPPLTSSLSADTSWNTIGTAMFQAIRVGLNSAAFSNEYASHSELTTEKLKTWIACNIVSQAIASSFGFPSYVSFDYSVINLTTNSKSKKFPLAIDQMAQMAYFEYQIVNTINSNPGKADAMIGLAEKQPLLNVLSQQLSQLELKLVEEDVDDIRKFLLLVSKVHLLTTFLLDSTSDITEMDSYKFALIKKEVNFETKRGLVKCYNAAIELLKHANRMWEDDPIVVKYFPGVFVLNIWQAACIISKLVHSSLSTFLNITEGKDVYQKAVMMTFNASVLKYDMAYRSSGIMRSIWSLYSNMYDSWKADLNDENRIYEFNLGVAVQSRMSVSVFFDCLYVLRQKSGMAKLERERERKEAYDIEEDDEEITLKKIEKKDSVNNKEVLGSRSKILGLKDPESKARSIIKTIPLDPQPINATSVPTSVSLVTTPNSHVSEGGTSTYSINHTSLSNGTDFTQNKRAVTTSPYVKDITSERTEVTPSNINNKNSVSSAASANSAPAITNNAIPYGSLTEQLNVGQNKVGAHDISQKEENNQLLNQNLANMIKDSPNFVMGNWDNWESDLVWKDVDLLMNEFAFDPSV; this is encoded by the coding sequence ATGGATTCTAATTCTAGGATTGGAAACGGTGCTATGATAGCTGGACATGAGGCTCGGAGGTCCAGTGCCATTGATAAGAGGAAAAAATTTGCGTGTGTAGAGTGTCGACAGCAGAAGTCGAAATGTGATGCTCTCGAAAAGGCTCCAGAACCCTGCACAAAATGTAGCAAAAAAGGTGTGTCGTGTGTGTTGCAAAAAGATTATAGAAGAACATATAAGAGGGCCAGACATCAGTTTATCGAACAGCGGTTTAAAGAACTGACAGAATCTTTGAGCGCATTGAGTGCGAATGAACTCATTTCAAAGATAAAGGAAGAACATGTAGAGATCTtggataataaaaattttacaaaagaTAAAATGGAGCTGCTGAAACAGACTGAATCTGATCGCAAGATTACTGAAAATATGTTAGGGCATCTACAAAGGTTCACTGATCTTGGAGGTTTTAATGAATCAAGTGATGTGAACTTGAAAGGAAGTGCAGGAAACCCTTCTGCGTTTACTGGAATGGCTAAAGATCAACTACAATCACCTCCAAGatctttaaatgaaatatatatgaatagTGAAGATATTGCAGAGTTGTTTCAAGAGTATGCTACAAAATACCATCCATTTCTACCCATCGTGGATTTATCCATGGGAGCAGAGAGAATTTATAAACTGTCACCATGCTTATTTTGGGTTATTATGTTGATTGGGCTACGACGTAGAGTTAATTCCACAGATTTGATGGCGAGGCTATCCATATCTGTTAAGGCTATTTTAGCGGAGATTACAATATCACCAATCATAAAATACTCGCCTGCTGAGGAAGATGAGCCCATTCTAAATGAAGCAAGTGTGTACTCAGTTCAGGcctttttaatatattctttcTGGCCTCCATTGACCTCTTCATTGAGTGCAGACACCTCATGGAATACAATAGGTACTGCTATGTTCCAAGCAATCAGAGTAGGTTTAAATAGCGCTGCATTTTCAAACGAGTATGCTTCCCATTCGGAACTTACAACAGAAAAACTTAAAACATGGATAGCTTGTAATATTGTTTCACAAGCTATAGCCTCCTCTTTTGGCTTCCCTTCATATGTGTCATTTGATTACTCAGTTATCAATTTAACTACGAACtctaaatcaaaaaaatttccTTTGGCAATAGATCAAATGGCGCAGATGGCATATTTCGAATATCAGATAGTAAATACGATCAATTCAAATCCTGGAAAGGCTGATGCGATGATAGGGTTGGCAGAGAAACAACCTCTATTAAATGTTCTTTCTCAGCAATTAAGTCAGTTGGAATTAAAATTAGTAGAAGAAGATGTCGATGATATTAGAAAGTTCTTACTATTAGTATCAAAGGTACATTTATTAACTACTTTTTTACTAGATTCAACCAGTGATATCACTGAGATGGATAGTTATAAATTTgcattaataaaaaaagaagttaattttgaaacaaagAGGGGTCTAGTGAAGTGTTATAATGCAGCCATTGAGTTATTAAAGCATGCTAATAGGATGTGGGAAGATGACCCAATAGTCGTTAAGTATTTTCCCGGTGtgtttgttttaaatatttggCAAGCTGCGTGTATTATTAGTAAACTAGTGcattcatcattatcaacTTTTCTTAATATCACTGAAGGTAAGGATGTTTATCAAAAAGCAGTTATGATGACATTCAATGCTTCAGTGCTAAAATATGATATGGCATACAGATCCTCGGGTATAATGAGAAGTATTTGGAGTCTGTATTCTAACATGTATGACAGTTGGAAAGCAGACTTGaatgatgaaaatagaatttatgaatttaatttagGAGTAGCAGTCCAATCCAGAATGTCTGTTAGTGTTTTTTTCGATTGTTTGTATGTGTTAAGACAAAAATCAGGAATGGCTAAATtagaaagagaaagagaacGTAAGGAAGCATACGACatagaagaagatgacGAAGAAATTAcgttgaaaaaaattgaaaagaaagactctgtaaataataaagaagtACTAGGTTCAAGATCTAAAATTCTTGGCTTAAAGGATCCAGAAAGTAAGGCAAGATCAATCATTAAAACTATTCCATTGGATCCGCAACCAATCAATGCAACTAGTGTGCCCACAAGTGTAAGCTTAGTAACGACACCAAATAGTCATGTTTCTGAAGGGGGTACTTCAACGTATTCGATAAATCATACCTCATTGAGCAATGGTACTGACTTCACTCAAAATAAAAGAGCAGTGACAACTTCTCCATACGTTAAAGATATAACTTCCGAACGTACAGAAGTTACACCAagtaatatcaataataaaaattcagtTAGTTCTGCTGCTTCTGCTAATTCTGCCCCTGCTATTACTAATAATGCTATTCCATATGGTTCATTAACTGAACAATTAAATGTTGGTCAAAATAAAGTAGGGGCACATGATATATCTcaaaaagaagagaatAATCAACTGCTGAATCAAAATTTGGCAAACATGATAAAAGACTCACCAAATTTTGTAATGGGGAACTGGGATAATTGGGAATCTGACCTTGTATGGAAAGACGTTGACTTGTTAATGAATGAATTTGCATTCGATCCAAGTGTGTAA
- the TPHA0G00390 gene encoding uncharacterized protein (similar to Saccharomyces cerevisiae YJR124C; ancestral locus Anc_7.511) — protein MRVKREFLEASLDIKLLWASVFFRLLAYGMTNQVLVFFLTEIHMSDDKVGLFMSLTLVGDVFCSYVLTWYADSWGRRRVLVLGSFMMFLSGLVFSFSENFRVLLLFAIIGVISPSSNEVGPFRSIEESMIAHLTPHNKRPEIFAIHALVGSMGAALGALVSGSFMHFLRWLDLVETNLQAYKCVFLLYCAFALVKLVIMLLLSDKTETTGHHHEELSSAEALVNDEMAPLVEQAHHEEERSHSLSPETLSVLYRLLTIFMIDSLGSGFMTDSWMVYYYSKTFFMSSFALGALFFVCQIAMASSTLPSSIIARKLGPVRATLAVQIPAGIFTLIIPYCEKYLPLSITILILHFLTMAMDVTPRQILLTNLVRPTDLTRVMGVVNIGKTIARCVGPIFTGLIAKHGYLWLCFVISGCLVILADLILACSFLHIDKKIIRQMHS, from the coding sequence ATGAGAGTTAAAAGAGAATTTCTTGAGGCATCACTTGATATCAAACTGCTTTGGGCATCGGTCTTTTTCAGGTTGCTTGCTTACGGTATGACGAACCAAGTGTtggttttttttttaactgaGATACACATGTCTGATGATAAAGTCGGTCTGTTCATGTCACTTACTCTGGTAGGGGATGTATTTTGTTCTTATGTATTGACTTGGTATGCAGATTCTTGGGGAAGGCGTAGGGTGTTGGTATTAGGTTCTTTCATGATGTTTCTAAGTGGACTTGTTTTCAGCTTTAGTGAGAACTTCCGTGTGCTTTTATTGTTTGCTATTATTGGTGTCATTTCACCATCAAGTAATGAAGTCGGTCCCTTTAgatcaattgaagaatcaATGATTGCTCATTTGACCCCTCATAACAAGAGACCTGAAATCTTCGCTATACATGCCTTAGTTGGAAGTATGGGTGCTGCTCTAGGTGCTTTAGTGTCTGGTTCATTCATGCACTTTTTAAGGTGGTTGGACTTAGTGGAAACAAACTTACAAGCTTATAAGTGCGTCTTCCTTTTATATTGTGCTTTTGCATTGGTAAAATTGGTAATTATGTTATTGCTATCAGACAAGACCGAAACGACTGGCCATCATCACGAAGAATTATCGAGTGCAGAGGCATTGGTTAATGATGAAATGGCTCCATTAGTTGAACAAGCTCATCacgaagaagaaagatCTCACTCACTTTCCCCAGAGACTTTATCGGTGTTATACAGGTTGCTAACGATCTTCATGATTGATTCGTTAGGTTCTGGTTTTATGACAGATAGTTGGAtggtttattattactcAAAGACTTTCTTCATGAGTTCATTTGCCTTAGGTGCCCTGTTTTTTGTTTGCCAAATAGCAATGGCATCCTCAACATTGCCTTCTTCGATCATTGCAAGAAAACTTGGCCCAGTAAGGGCAACCCTAGCAGTACAAATTCCAGCTGGAATCTTTACCTTAATAATCCCATATTGTGAGAAATACTTACCATTATCGATTACTATTTTGATCCTACACTTTTTGACTATGGCTATGGATGTTACTCCAAgacaaatattattgacaAACCTTGTCAGACCAACTGATTTAACAAGAGTTATGGGGGTGGTTAATATCGGTAAGACTATTGCCCGTTGCGTGGGTCCAATTTTCACAGGTTTAATTGCCAAACATGGTTACCTATGGCTTTGTTTTGTCATTAGCGGTTGTTTAGTCATTTTGGCTGATTTAATCTTAGCATGCTCGTTCTTACATATTGATAAGAAGATAATCAGACAGATGCACTCCTAG
- the RPS5 gene encoding 40S ribosomal protein uS7 (similar to Saccharomyces cerevisiae RPS5 (YJR123W); ancestral locus Anc_7.509), whose product MSDTEAPVEVAEEFEVVEEFTPVELATAIPEDVQRAQSEIKLFNKWSFDDIEVKDASLVDYIQVRNPVYVGHTAGRYANKRFRKAQCPIIERLTNSLMMNGRNNGKKLKAVRIVKHTLEIINVLSEQNPLQVVVDAIANSGPREDTTRVGGGGAARRQAVDVSPLRRVNQAISLLTIGAREASFRNIKTIAETLSEELINAAKGSSTSYAIKKKDELERVAKSNR is encoded by the coding sequence ATGTCTGATACCGAAGCCCCAGTTGAAGTTGCCGAAGAATTCGAAGTTGTTGAAGAATTCACTCCAGTTGAATTAGCTACCGCTATTCCAGAAGATGTTCAAAGAGCTCAATCTGAAATTAAGTTGTTCAACAAATGGTCTTTTGATGACATTGAAGTTAAGGATGCTTCTTTAGTCGACTACATCCAAGTCAGAAACCCAGTCTATGTTGGTCACACTGCTGGTAGATACGCCAACAAGAGATTCAGAAAGGCTCAATGTCCAATCATCGAAAGATTGACTAACTCTTTGATGATGAACGGTAGAAACAATGGTAAGAAATTAAAGGCTGTCAGAATCGTCAAGCACACTTTAGAAATCATCAACGTTTTATCCGAACAAAACCCATTACAAGTTGTTGTCGATGCTATTGCCAACTCCGGTCCAAGAGAAGATACTACTAGAGTCGGTGGTGGTGGTGCCGCTAGAAGACAAGCTGTCGATGTCTCTCCATTAAGAAGAGTCAACCAAGCTATTTCTCTATTAACCATCGGTGCCAGAGAAGCTTCTTTCAGAAACATCAAGACCATTGCTGAAACTTTATCTGAAGAATTAATCAACGCTGCTAAGGGTTCCTCTACTTCTTATGCTATCAAGAAGAAGGATGAATTAGAACGTGTTGCTAAGTCTAACCGTTAA
- the IBA57 gene encoding Iba57p (similar to Saccharomyces cerevisiae CAF17 (YJR122W); ancestral locus Anc_7.508) gives MLGRGRASRCSVFSRVQPCKAVYRNLKFGLRHMQCSTIQSEAGASDNGCFVFCEVPNKTYIKLMGPDSPHFLNGLLTSKFLPSYVKKNLTTISVNEEDSHSTSDVNKIEEFNEKCCNWGIYNDVGYHGPYISRLGQYTSFLNSKGKIVTDLIVYPTPVFTESTITKYSKFNRHPAYLLEIDTILVSKVLKMFESHSLKNKIKYKLLPENNFKTWELMISLPNVPGNCLNPWINNLHFPFTVAKSPEVANNTMEQIVSNMFTFNIKNGDTYNVEALDSFYKNIKGIYLDRRFDLLMEENSSTPQILKIVTSNKITDISQFFNKKVFPFEFVTKKLDHQFFRDYKLLNGVLDSATDIKPESIWPLELNFDYYPNSVSIDKGCYLGQEIMHRLFSTGRLKKRLIPVKLEGYHYLENCGNKDYKDIVVKYNQDTDIEGQEQVYNPFQPSQPASFSQKRQKVAGSLLTFNKENGLALIRTELFDKIFDSSRKNDYEFLITLESESPEHQSKVVKLTPQTPYWLPIWKKENESQK, from the coding sequence ATGCTTGGAAGGGGAAGGGCAAGCCGATGCTCTGTTTTTAGCAGGGTTCAGCCTTGCAAGGCGGTGTATAGGAATCTGAAATTTGGATTAAGACACATGCAGTGCTCTACAATACAATCAGAGGCTGGAGCTTCTGATAATGGTTGCTTTGTCTTTTGTGAAGTTCCGAATAAAACATATATTAAGTTAATGGGTCCTGATTCACCACATTTTCTAAATGGATTACTGACTTCGAAATTCTTACCAAGTTATgtgaagaagaatttaaCTACAATTTCAGTAAATGAAGAGGACTCTCACTCCACATCTgatgtaaataaaattgaagaattcaaCGAAAAATGTTGCAACTGGGGCATATACAACGATGTTGGGTACCATGGACCCTATATCTCTCGCTTAGGTCAGTATACTTCTTTTTTGAACAGTAAAGGTAAGATAGTGACTGATCTAATTGTTTATCCGACTCCTGTTTTCACGGAAAGtacaattacaaaatacAGCAAATTCAATAGACATCCAGCGTATCTTTTAGAGATAGATACTATCTTGGTTTCTAAAGTCTTAAAAATGTTTGAGTCTCATAGTTTGAagaacaaaattaaatataagtTATTGCCGGAAAATAACTTCAAGACTTGGGAACTAATGATATCCTTGCCCAATGTCCCTGGTAATTGTTTGAATCCATGgattaataatttacatTTCCCATTCACAGTGGCGAAATCACCTGAAGTCGCAAACAATACAATGGAACAAATTGTATCTAATATGTTTACGTTTAACATAAAAAATGGGGATACTTATAATGTGGAGGCTCTCGATTCTTtctataaaaatattaaggGGATATATCTGGACAGAAGATTTGATTTACTTATGGAAGAGAATAGCTCTACCCCacaaatattgaagattGTAACATCAAATAAGATTACTGACATAtctcaatttttcaataaaaaggTATTTCCTTTCGAATTTGTCACAAAAAAACTGGATCATCAATTCTTTAGagattataaattattgaacGGTGTTCTCGATTCTGCAACAGACATCAAGCCAGAATCAATCTGGCCATTAGAATTAAACTTTGACTACTATCCGAACTCGGTGAGCATCGATAAAGGATGCTATTTAGGTCAAGAGATTATGCATAGACTTTTTTCAACAGGAAGGCtaaaaaaaagattgaTCCCAGTAAAGCTTGAAGGTTATCACTATCTAGAAAACTGTGGTAACAAGGATTACAAAGATATAGTAGTAAAATACAATCAAGACACCGATATAGAAGGGCAAGAGCAGGTGTATAATCCATTTCAACCATCTCAACCTGCTTCTTTCTCACAGAAGCGACAAAAAGTGGCTGGTTCCCTGCTAACAttcaataaagaaaatggGCTAGCCTTAATAAGAACTGAactatttgataaaatattcgATTCCAGTAGAAAAAATGATTACGAATTTCTAATCACCCTAGAATCAGAATCTCCAGAACACCAGTCCAAAGTCGTAAAACTGACGCCACAGACACCGTACTGGCTACCCATTTGGAAGAAAGAAAACGAATCTCAAAAATAA